A DNA window from Paramormyrops kingsleyae isolate MSU_618 chromosome 10, PKINGS_0.4, whole genome shotgun sequence contains the following coding sequences:
- the znf711 gene encoding zinc finger protein 711, which produces MDQGGGVLELHTQDQKMPHTMIMQDFVAGMGGMAHIDGDHIVVSVPEAVLVSDVVTDEGITLEHGLDAEVVEGPDIGHEDVVTSDDVIVPEVMLGAEVAIEEALDSDHHVLTTDLIEESTHVPDQVFVADLISHHQDGHLDHEMVSEEVMVTNSDSETVIQAHDGLPASTVTIDTGNDEDDKSTSEDYLMISLDDVGGKLDIGNAPLKISTEMAQGDDPKEGDYGSEVIKVYIFKAEADEDVEIGGTEVIADSDFHNSSAVLESGSVGRLSREKMVYMAVKGTGQEDEDINCAEMADEVYMEVIVGEEEAPAVQESQLDDPAVNKTFVPVAWAAAYGNNLEARLENKNGTAPQYLQISDSISSSRALKQKMKKKKRGETRQCQTAVIIGPDGQPLTVYPCHICGKKFKSRGFLKRHMKNHPDHMFKKKYQCTDCDFTTNKKVSFHNHMESHKLIIKSEKIPEFTEYTRRYCEASPLSSNKLILRDKEPKLHKCKYCDYETAEQGLLNRHLLAVHSKNFAHVCVECAKGFRHPSELKKHMRTHTGEKPYQCQHCEFRCADQSNLKTHIKSKHGNDLPYKCGQCPQAFANDKDLQRHNEIFQGHKSHQCPHCDHKSTNSSDLKRHIISVHTKDFPHKCDVCDKGFHRPSELKKHAETHKGSKVHQCRHCDFKISDPFTLSRHILSVHTKDLPFKCKRCKRGFRHQNELKKHMKTHSGRKVYQCQYCEYNTTDASGFKRHVISIHTKDYPHRCDYCKKGFRRPSEKNQHIMRHHKDMLL; this is translated from the exons ATGGACCAAGGAGGAGGGGTGTTGGAGCTACACACACAAGATCAGAAAATGCCCCATACAAtgatcatgcaagattttg TGGCAGGCATGGGTGGCATGGCCCACATTGATGGTGACCATATAGTGGTGTCTGTACCAGAAGCTGTGCTAGTATCAGATGTGGTGACAGATGAAGGCATCACTTTGGAGCATGGCCTAGATGCGGAGGTTGTGGAGGGACCAGATATTGGCCATGAGGACGTGGTGACCTCTGACGATGTGATTGTACCGGAAGTGATGCTTGGGGCAGAGGTGGCCATCGAGGAAGCACTTGACTCAGATCACCATGTGCTGACCACCGACCTGATCGAGGAGTCGACGCATGTACCTGACCAGGTTTTTGTGGCTGACCTGATATCCCATCACCAAGATGGCCACTTGGACCATGAAATGGTGTCTGAGGAAGTAATGGTCACCAACTCGGACTCTGAGACTGTAATCCAAGCCCATGATGGGCTGCCGGCTTCAACAGTCACCATTGATACAGGCAACGATGAGGATGACAAGAGCACTTCTGAGGACTATTTAATGATCTCCC TGGATGACGTAGGGGGGAAGCTTGATATTGGAAACGCTCCCCTGAAGATCAGCACTGAGATGGCGCAGGGCGATGATCCCAAAGAGGGTGACTATGGCTCTGAAGTCATTAAGGTGTACATCTTTAAGGCTGAGGCAGATGAAGATGTGGAAATCG GTGGAACAGAAGTCATTGCTGATAGTGACTTCCATAACAGCAGTGCAGTTTTGGAGTCGGGGAGTGTGGGTCGACTGTCTCGAGAAAAGATGGTCTATATGGCTGTGAAGGGCACTGGCCAGGAGGATGAGGATATCA ACTGTGCAGAGATGGCGGATGAGGTGTACATGGAGGTGATCGTGGGGGAGGAGGAGGCACCTGCGGTCCAGGAGTCTCAGTTAGACGACCCAGCCGTCAATAAGACATTCGTTCCTGTTGCTTGGGCAGCAGCTTACG GTAACAACCTAGAAGCTAGGttggaaaataaaaatgggacAGCCCCCCAGTACCTACAGATCAGTGACAGCATCAGCAGTAGCAGAGCACTCAAACAAaagatgaagaagaagaagagaggCGAGACGCGGCAGTGCCAAACTG CTGTGATTATTGGCCCTGACGGACAGCCCCTCACTGTCTATCCTTGTCACATCTGTGGAAAGAAGTTCAAATCGAGAGGCTTTCTGAAGCGCCACATGAAGAACCACCCCGACCACATGTTCAAGAAGAAATACCAGTGTACGGACTGCGACTTTACTACAAACAAGAAGGTCAGCTTCCACAACCACATGGAGAGCCACAAACTGATCATCAAGAGCGAGAAGATCCCTGAATTTACGGAGTACACGCGGCGTTATTGTGAGGCCAGCCCTCTCAGCTCCAACAAGCTAATTCTGCGAGACAAGGAGCCCAAACTGCACAAATGCAAGTATTGTGACTATGAGACGGCCGAGCAGGGCCTGCTCAACCGCCACTTGCTGGCTGTGCACAGCAAGAACTTTGCCCACGTGTGCGTGGAGTGTGCCAAAGGCTTTCGGCATCCGTCTGAGCTGAAGAAACATATGAGGACTCATACGGGTGAGAAGCCCTACCAGTGCCAGCACTGTGAGTTCCGCTGTGCTGACCAGTCCAACCTAAAGACTCACATTAAGAGCAAGCATGGCAATGACCTCCCGTACAAGTGCGGACAGTGCCCCCAAGCCTTCGCCAATGACAAGGACCTGCAGAGGCACAATGAGATCTTTCAGGGCCACAAATCCCATCAATGTCCGCACTGCGACCACAAGAGCACCAATTCCAGTGACCTGAAACGGCACATCATCTCTGTGCACACAAAGGACTTTCCGCACAAGTGTGATGTCTGTGACAAGGGCTTTCACCGGCCCTCAGAGCTCAAGAAGCACGCAGAGACTCACAAGGGCAGCAAAGTGCACCAGTGCCGGCACTGCGACTTCAAGATCTCCGATCCCTTCACGCTCAGCCGGCACATCCTCTCGGTGCATACCAAGGACCTGCCCTTTAAGTGCAAGCGCTGTAAGCGTGGTTTCCGCCACCAGAATGAACTCAAGAAGCACATGAAGACGCACAGCGGCCGGAAGGTCTACCAGTGCCAGTATTGCGAGTATAACACTACGGACGCATCAGGCTTTAAACGCCATGTTATATCAATTCACACCAAGGACTACCCACACCGATGTGACTACTGCAAGAAGGGTTTCCGCAGGCCCTCAGAAAAGAATCAGCACATAATGAGGCACCACAAAGACATGTTACTGTGA